From one Nocardioides scoriae genomic stretch:
- a CDS encoding glucose-6-phosphate dehydrogenase assembly protein OpcA, with protein MRELTGTSSAGIAAALVEARKSAGSPAMGMVMTLVVVVDEEHAAQAMECAREASHEHPARVLGVILGDGRGHGRVDAQVGTGAGWSGETALIRLHGEVVKHPESVVLPLLLPDSPVAVWWPVDAPRDPAADPLGGLAQRRVTDAAAATRARTKAIHVQCAAYAKGNTDLAWTRLTPWRALLAAALDQHPSKVSAASVTAEKVSPSADLLVAWLAECLHVDVARHTSEGPGLTEVTMTTAEGEISITRPDGLLASFRSPGQPDRPVALKRRTVPELLAEELRRLDEDDIYAAVARRLTKLEQ; from the coding sequence ATGAGAGAGCTCACCGGGACCAGCTCGGCCGGGATCGCCGCCGCCCTGGTGGAGGCGCGCAAGAGCGCCGGCTCCCCCGCGATGGGCATGGTCATGACGCTGGTCGTGGTGGTCGACGAGGAGCACGCCGCCCAGGCCATGGAGTGCGCCCGCGAGGCGTCCCACGAGCACCCCGCCCGGGTGCTGGGCGTGATCCTGGGCGACGGCCGTGGCCACGGCCGGGTCGACGCCCAGGTCGGCACCGGCGCCGGGTGGAGCGGCGAGACCGCGCTGATCCGGCTCCACGGCGAGGTCGTCAAGCACCCCGAGTCCGTCGTGCTCCCGCTGCTGCTGCCCGACTCCCCCGTCGCCGTGTGGTGGCCGGTCGACGCCCCCCGCGACCCGGCGGCCGACCCGCTCGGCGGGCTGGCCCAGCGCCGGGTCACCGACGCGGCCGCGGCCACCAGGGCGCGCACCAAGGCCATCCACGTCCAGTGCGCGGCGTACGCCAAGGGCAACACGGACCTCGCCTGGACCCGCCTCACGCCGTGGCGGGCGCTGCTGGCCGCCGCGCTCGACCAGCACCCCTCGAAGGTCTCCGCCGCCTCGGTGACCGCGGAGAAGGTGAGCCCCAGCGCCGACCTGCTCGTCGCGTGGCTGGCCGAGTGCCTCCACGTCGACGTGGCCCGCCACACCTCCGAGGGCCCCGGACTGACCGAGGTCACCATGACGACGGCCGAGGGCGAGATCAGCATCACCCGCCCGGACGGCCTGCTCGCGAGCTTCCGCTCCCCCGGGCAGCCGGACCGGCCGGTGGCGCTGAAGCGCCGCACGGTCCCCGAGCTGCTGGCCGAGGAGCTGCGGCGGCTCGACGAGGACGACATCTACGCCGCGGTCGCGCGGCGCCTGACGAAGCTGGAGCAGTGA
- a CDS encoding type IV toxin-antitoxin system AbiEi family antitoxin domain-containing protein: MHPDWLDDAGSLLGSRSPLPLDAPFTRDDALGLGVSRRGFDALARAGLVRRVLHGVYAAAQAPDDVRLRAAALGLVVPPHAVVSDRTAAWLHGVAILPRSALSVPPPVQVVSTEDTRVRRPEADGHRRALLERDVQVVHGLRVTSPLRTALDLGRLLWRFDALAALDGFLRAGLSREAVLGDLGRFRGFRGVRQLRVLTPLADGRSQSPAESALRLWWYDALLPTPEPQLVVPRDHGSWFALDLADPPSWYAAEYDGDEFHTTDADRRHDADRRAWLAEERGWTVEVFTKDDLYGPRADPIPRLQEGHARARRALSRWSPGTPGAA; this comes from the coding sequence ATGCACCCGGACTGGCTCGACGACGCCGGCAGCCTGCTGGGCTCCCGCAGCCCACTGCCGCTCGATGCTCCCTTCACCCGCGACGACGCCCTCGGGCTGGGCGTGTCGCGGCGCGGCTTCGACGCCCTGGCGCGAGCCGGGCTGGTGCGCCGCGTCCTCCACGGTGTGTACGCCGCGGCGCAGGCGCCCGACGACGTCCGGCTGCGCGCCGCCGCCCTGGGTCTCGTCGTGCCGCCCCACGCCGTGGTCAGCGACCGGACGGCCGCCTGGCTCCACGGGGTGGCCATCCTGCCGCGTTCGGCGCTCAGCGTCCCGCCGCCGGTCCAGGTGGTCAGCACCGAGGACACGCGAGTCCGGCGACCCGAGGCCGACGGCCACCGGCGCGCCCTGCTCGAGCGGGACGTGCAGGTCGTCCACGGCCTCCGGGTCACCTCGCCGCTCAGGACCGCGCTCGACCTGGGCCGTTTGCTCTGGCGGTTCGACGCGCTGGCGGCGCTCGACGGCTTCCTGCGTGCGGGGCTGTCCCGCGAGGCCGTGCTGGGCGACCTCGGACGGTTCCGGGGCTTCCGCGGCGTCCGGCAGCTGCGCGTGCTCACGCCGCTCGCGGACGGCCGTTCGCAGTCGCCGGCCGAGTCCGCCCTCCGCCTCTGGTGGTACGACGCCCTCCTGCCGACGCCCGAGCCGCAGCTGGTGGTGCCACGGGACCACGGGTCCTGGTTCGCGCTCGACCTCGCCGACCCGCCGTCGTGGTACGCCGCGGAGTACGACGGGGACGAGTTCCACACGACCGACGCCGACCGCCGCCACGACGCGGACCGCCGGGCCTGGCTCGCCGAGGAGCGTGGCTGGACCGTCGAGGTGTTCACCAAGGACGACCTCTACGGCCCGCGCGCCGACCCGATCCCGCGGCTCCAGGAGGGTCACGCGCGGGCGCGTCGCGCGCTCAGCCGGTGGTCCCCGGGGACGCCGGGCGCAGCCTAG
- the pgl gene encoding 6-phosphogluconolactonase codes for MVDIVRYPDAPGLASAVAEALVTRLAEVQAEGRVPSVALTGGTIADEIYRAVAALDSSAVDWTRVDFWWGDERYVAADSSDRNDKGVGRDLLDVVGVDALRVHAMPAADEAHPDLDAAAAAYEQAVREHGGGEFDLVLLGLGPDGHVASLFPDHPQLDVDDAIALGVTDSPKPPPERITLTFAALNRTRAVWFLVSGAGKADAVARALADEGSVHETPARGITAEPRTWWLDEDAASAL; via the coding sequence ATGGTCGACATCGTGCGGTACCCCGACGCCCCCGGTCTGGCCTCGGCCGTCGCCGAGGCCCTCGTGACCCGGCTGGCCGAGGTGCAGGCCGAGGGTCGTGTGCCCTCGGTCGCGCTCACCGGCGGCACCATCGCCGACGAGATCTACCGCGCGGTCGCCGCCCTCGACTCCTCGGCCGTGGACTGGACCCGCGTCGACTTCTGGTGGGGCGACGAGCGCTACGTGGCGGCCGACTCCTCCGACCGCAACGACAAGGGCGTCGGGCGCGACCTGCTCGACGTGGTCGGCGTCGACGCGCTCCGCGTGCACGCCATGCCGGCCGCCGACGAGGCCCACCCCGACCTCGACGCGGCCGCGGCGGCGTACGAGCAGGCGGTGCGGGAGCACGGCGGCGGCGAGTTCGACCTCGTGCTGCTCGGCCTGGGACCCGACGGCCACGTGGCCTCGCTCTTCCCCGATCACCCCCAGCTCGACGTCGACGACGCCATCGCCCTCGGCGTCACCGACTCCCCCAAGCCGCCGCCGGAGCGGATCACCCTCACCTTCGCGGCCCTCAACCGCACCCGCGCCGTGTGGTTCCTGGTCTCCGGCGCGGGCAAGGCCGACGCCGTCGCCCGCGCCCTGGCCGACGAGGGCTCGGTCCACGAGACCCCCGCCCGCGGCATCACCGCCGAGCCCCGCACCTGGTGGCTCGACGAGGACGCCGCCAGCGCCCTGTAG
- the pgi gene encoding glucose-6-phosphate isomerase, with the protein MSAAQDGRGAGAPVDPTTTPSWARLQARADGFAPDLRAWFADDPDRVDRLTFTAGDLHVDLSKALLDEDLVETLLALAGEVGLEERRSAMFAGEHINVTEDRAVLHTALRLPAGASLEVDGTDVVPAVHEVLQRVYAFAEKVRSGEWTGVTGERIRTVVNIGIGGSDLGPVMAYEALAAYRQEGLECRFISNIDPTDAATTLAGLDPASTLFIVSSKTFGTLETLTNARLCKAWLLDGLGDAAGDDAVAKHFVAVSTALDKVADFGIDPDNAFGFWDWVGGRYSLDSAIGTSLVLAVGPERFAEFLDGFHTLDEHFRTTDLAHNVPALMGLLNVWYTNFLGAESHAVLPYSQLLHRFPAYLQQLTMESNGKGVRWDGSPVSTETGEIFWGEPGTNGQHAFYQLIHQGTRLVPADFIAFAEPSYPLADGEVDVHELFLANFLAQTRALAFGKTADEVRAEGTAEAIVPARVFTGNRPTASIMAPALTPSVLGQLVALYEHVTFTQGVVWGIDSFDQWGVELGKQLAQQVGPAIDGDPAALEEQDASTRALIAYYREHRSR; encoded by the coding sequence ATGAGCGCAGCCCAGGACGGTCGCGGGGCCGGCGCCCCCGTCGACCCCACCACCACGCCGTCCTGGGCTCGGCTCCAGGCACGTGCGGACGGGTTCGCCCCCGACCTGCGCGCCTGGTTCGCCGACGACCCCGACCGCGTCGATCGCCTCACCTTCACGGCCGGTGACCTCCACGTCGACCTCTCCAAGGCGCTCCTCGACGAGGACCTGGTGGAGACGCTGCTGGCCCTGGCCGGCGAGGTCGGGCTCGAGGAGCGGCGCTCGGCGATGTTCGCCGGCGAGCACATCAACGTCACCGAGGACCGGGCGGTGCTCCACACCGCGCTGCGGCTGCCGGCCGGGGCATCGCTCGAGGTCGACGGCACCGACGTGGTGCCCGCCGTCCACGAGGTGCTGCAGCGGGTCTACGCCTTCGCCGAGAAGGTCCGCAGCGGCGAGTGGACCGGCGTCACGGGCGAGCGCATCCGCACGGTCGTCAACATCGGGATCGGGGGCTCCGACCTCGGCCCGGTGATGGCCTACGAGGCGCTCGCGGCGTACCGCCAGGAGGGGCTGGAGTGCCGCTTCATCAGCAACATCGACCCCACCGACGCGGCCACCACCCTCGCCGGGCTCGACCCGGCCTCGACGCTGTTCATCGTCTCCAGCAAGACCTTCGGGACGCTCGAGACGCTGACGAACGCCCGGCTGTGCAAGGCCTGGCTGCTCGACGGCCTGGGTGACGCGGCCGGCGACGACGCCGTGGCGAAGCACTTCGTCGCGGTCTCGACCGCGCTCGACAAGGTCGCCGACTTCGGCATCGACCCCGACAACGCCTTCGGGTTCTGGGACTGGGTCGGCGGGCGCTACTCGCTCGACTCGGCCATCGGCACCTCGCTGGTGCTGGCCGTGGGGCCGGAGCGGTTCGCGGAGTTCCTCGACGGCTTCCACACCCTCGACGAGCACTTCCGGACCACCGACCTGGCGCACAACGTGCCGGCGCTGATGGGCCTGCTCAACGTCTGGTACACCAACTTCCTCGGCGCCGAGAGCCACGCGGTGCTGCCGTACTCCCAGCTGCTGCACCGCTTCCCGGCGTACCTCCAGCAGCTGACGATGGAGTCCAACGGCAAGGGCGTGCGGTGGGACGGCAGCCCGGTCTCCACCGAGACCGGCGAGATCTTCTGGGGCGAGCCCGGCACCAACGGCCAGCACGCGTTCTACCAGCTGATCCACCAGGGCACCCGGCTCGTGCCCGCCGACTTCATCGCCTTCGCCGAGCCCAGCTACCCGCTGGCCGACGGCGAGGTCGACGTCCACGAGCTGTTCCTGGCCAACTTCCTGGCCCAGACCCGCGCGCTGGCGTTCGGCAAGACCGCCGACGAGGTGCGGGCCGAGGGCACGGCCGAGGCGATCGTCCCGGCCCGGGTCTTCACCGGCAACCGGCCGACCGCCTCGATCATGGCTCCCGCGCTGACCCCGTCGGTGCTGGGCCAGCTGGTCGCGCTCTACGAGCACGTGACCTTCACGCAGGGCGTGGTCTGGGGCATCGACTCCTTCGACCAGTGGGGCGTGGAGCTCGGCAAGCAGCTGGCGCAGCAGGTCGGTCCGGCCATCGACGGCGACCCCGCCGCGCTGGAGGAGCAGGACGCCTCGACCCGGGCGCTCATCGCCTACTACCGAGAGCACCGGAGCCGGTGA
- the zwf gene encoding glucose-6-phosphate dehydrogenase, which produces MTVAGTTAGGTPAPVNPLRDPADRRLPRIAGPCGLVLFGVTGDLARKKVMPAIYDLANRGLLPPGFSLVGYARRDWADQDFAQIVHDSVRAHARTEFREEVWKQLAEGFRFVQGDFGDDVQFDALRRTIEELDVSRGTGGNHAFYLSIPPKFFGDVIGQLQEHGLTDGGDGSWRRVVVEKPFGHDLESARELNAVINDVFPPESVFRIDHYLGKETVQNILAMRFANNLFEPIWNSHYVDHVQITMAEDIGIGGRAGYYDGIGAARDVIQNHLLQLLALVAMEEPLSFDAANLRAEKEKVLSSVVLPRRLDLHTARGQYAAGWAGGEKVIGYLDEDDIDASSTTETFAAIRVDVETRRWAGVPFYLRHGKRLGRRVTEIAVVLKRAPHLPFTETATEDLTQNAIVFRIQPDEGATIRFGSKVPGGAMEIRDVNMDFAYGGSFTESSPEAYERLILDVLLGDPPLFPQNAEVELSWKILDPVIAHWARQDAGSSDGIDQYAPGQWGPASADAMLSRDGRAWRRP; this is translated from the coding sequence GTGACGGTCGCCGGCACCACGGCGGGGGGCACGCCCGCCCCGGTCAACCCGTTGCGCGACCCGGCCGACCGGCGGCTGCCCCGCATCGCCGGGCCCTGCGGCCTGGTGCTGTTCGGCGTCACGGGCGACCTCGCCCGCAAGAAGGTGATGCCGGCGATCTACGACCTGGCCAACCGCGGGCTGCTGCCGCCGGGGTTCAGCCTCGTCGGCTACGCCCGGCGCGACTGGGCCGACCAGGACTTCGCCCAGATCGTGCACGACTCGGTGCGGGCCCACGCCCGCACGGAGTTCCGCGAGGAGGTCTGGAAGCAGCTGGCCGAGGGGTTCCGCTTCGTGCAGGGCGACTTCGGCGACGACGTGCAGTTCGACGCCCTGCGACGCACCATCGAGGAGCTCGACGTCTCGCGCGGCACCGGCGGCAACCACGCCTTCTACCTCTCGATCCCGCCCAAGTTCTTCGGCGACGTCATCGGCCAGCTCCAGGAGCACGGCCTGACCGACGGCGGCGACGGCTCGTGGCGCCGCGTGGTCGTGGAGAAGCCCTTCGGGCACGACCTGGAGTCGGCCCGCGAGCTCAACGCGGTCATCAACGACGTCTTCCCGCCCGAGTCGGTCTTCCGCATCGACCACTACCTGGGCAAGGAGACGGTCCAGAACATCCTGGCGATGCGCTTCGCCAACAACCTGTTCGAGCCGATCTGGAACAGCCACTACGTCGACCACGTCCAGATCACCATGGCCGAGGACATCGGCATCGGTGGCCGGGCGGGCTACTACGACGGCATCGGCGCCGCGCGCGACGTCATCCAGAACCACCTGCTGCAGCTGCTCGCGCTGGTCGCGATGGAGGAGCCGCTGTCCTTCGACGCCGCCAACCTGCGTGCCGAGAAGGAGAAGGTGCTCTCCTCGGTGGTGCTGCCGCGCCGCCTCGACCTCCACACCGCCCGGGGCCAGTACGCCGCGGGCTGGGCCGGCGGCGAGAAGGTGATCGGCTACCTCGACGAGGACGACATCGACGCCTCCTCGACGACCGAGACCTTCGCCGCCATCCGGGTCGACGTCGAGACGCGCCGCTGGGCCGGGGTGCCGTTCTACCTGCGCCACGGCAAGCGGCTGGGACGACGCGTCACCGAGATCGCGGTCGTGCTCAAGCGCGCGCCCCACCTGCCGTTCACCGAGACCGCCACCGAGGACCTGACCCAGAACGCCATCGTCTTCCGGATCCAGCCCGACGAGGGCGCGACCATCAGGTTCGGCTCCAAGGTCCCCGGCGGCGCGATGGAGATCCGCGACGTCAACATGGACTTCGCCTACGGCGGCTCCTTCACCGAGTCCAGCCCCGAGGCCTACGAGCGGCTCATCCTCGACGTGCTGCTCGGCGACCCGCCGCTGTTCCCGCAGAACGCCGAGGTCGAGCTCAGCTGGAAGATCCTCGACCCCGTGATCGCGCACTGGGCCCGGCAGGACGCCGGCTCGAGCGACGGCATCGACCAGTACGCCCCCGGCCAGTGGGGACCCGCGTCTGCCGACGCCATGCTTTCCCGCGACGGCCGCGCCTGGAGGCGACCATGA
- the tal gene encoding transaldolase gives MTDHLQDLSNAGVSIWLDDLSRELIEEGELQRLIDEDHVVGVTTNPSIFASALAKGEKYNEQVRELAAQGADVDATVFALTTTDVRRACDVLKPVFEATNGVDGRVSIEVSPLLAHDRDATFASAKELAAEVGRDNVLIKIPATTEGGPAISDTLGEGISVNVTLIFGLERYRSVMEAYVTGLEKAQANGHDLSKIESVASFFVSRVDTEIDNRIEKSGADTSLKGKAGVANARLAYQAFEEFFTGERWEALEAAGARKQRPLWASTGVKDPTLPDTMYVVELCVENTVNTMPGKTLEATKDHGEILGDRVRPNYADARQVMDALAAAGVDYDDVIATVEREGVEKFESAWGDLLKTVQGQLDAAAR, from the coding sequence ATGACCGACCACTTGCAGGACCTGTCCAACGCCGGAGTCTCCATCTGGCTCGACGACCTCTCGCGCGAGCTCATCGAGGAGGGCGAGCTCCAGCGCCTCATCGACGAGGACCACGTCGTGGGCGTCACCACCAACCCCTCGATCTTCGCCTCGGCGCTGGCCAAGGGCGAGAAGTACAACGAGCAGGTGCGCGAGCTCGCCGCCCAGGGCGCCGACGTCGACGCCACCGTCTTCGCCCTCACCACCACCGACGTGCGGCGCGCCTGCGACGTCCTCAAGCCCGTCTTCGAGGCCACCAACGGCGTCGACGGCCGCGTGTCCATCGAGGTCTCGCCGCTGCTGGCCCACGACCGCGACGCCACCTTCGCCTCGGCCAAGGAGCTCGCGGCCGAGGTCGGCCGCGACAACGTGCTCATCAAGATCCCGGCGACCACCGAGGGCGGCCCGGCCATCTCCGACACCCTGGGCGAGGGCATCAGCGTCAACGTGACCCTGATCTTCGGTCTCGAGCGCTACCGGTCGGTCATGGAGGCCTACGTCACCGGCCTCGAGAAGGCCCAGGCCAACGGCCACGACCTGTCCAAGATCGAGTCGGTCGCGAGCTTCTTCGTCTCGCGCGTCGACACCGAGATCGACAACCGCATCGAGAAGTCGGGCGCCGACACCTCGCTCAAGGGCAAGGCCGGCGTGGCCAACGCACGCCTGGCCTACCAGGCCTTCGAGGAGTTCTTCACCGGCGAGCGCTGGGAGGCCCTCGAGGCCGCCGGCGCCCGCAAGCAGCGCCCGCTGTGGGCCTCGACCGGCGTCAAGGACCCCACCCTCCCCGACACGATGTACGTCGTGGAGCTGTGCGTCGAGAACACCGTCAACACCATGCCGGGCAAGACCCTGGAAGCCACCAAGGACCACGGCGAGATCCTCGGCGACCGGGTGCGCCCGAACTACGCCGACGCGCGCCAGGTCATGGACGCGCTGGCCGCCGCCGGCGTCGACTACGACGACGTGATCGCCACCGTCGAGCGCGAGGGCGTGGAGAAGTTCGAGTCCGCCTGGGGCGACCTGCTCAAGACGGTCCAGGGCCAGCTCGACGCTGCGGCCCGATGA